The following are from one region of the Rhipicephalus microplus isolate Deutch F79 chromosome 1, USDA_Rmic, whole genome shotgun sequence genome:
- the LOC119169119 gene encoding uncharacterized protein LOC119169119 isoform X1: protein MFGMSTATSQQKRLTRDHRLGQAMQRNRNVPLIRLRRLVSTPAAMMMLQQPPQESSHHQNGHARQDDNGPARALVHTAKILTARALPRPKFLVPKLSRYLCIPRNAGCVFFGPKDEPAHGGGWHVGNVDPRPSIALLAPAMQGINKRRRRVTLSPSFLQRTLRINAFV, encoded by the exons ATGTTCGGCATGTCGA CAGCCACATCACAGCAGAAGAGGCTAACGAGAG ATCACCGCCTCGGCCAAGCCATGCAGCGGAACCGGAACGTACCCCTGATACGGCTGAGGAGACTGGTGTCGACACCTGCAGCAATGA TGATGCTTCAGCAACCACCTCAAGAGAGCAGCCACCATCAAAACG GTCACGCTCGTCAAGACGACAACGGACCTGCGAGGGCGCTAG tccacactgcaaaaatcttgacggcacgggcgcttcccaggcccaagtttctcgtacctaagctttcgcgctatttgtgcatcccaaggaatgcagg gtgcgtgttctttgggccaaaggatgaacctgcccatggcggtggatggcatgtgggaaacgttgacccccgcccttctattgctttgctggcgcccgcgatgcagggaatcaacaaacgtcgccgtcgtgtcacgctttctccgtctttcctccagagaactctgcgaataaacgcctttgtttag
- the LOC119169119 gene encoding uncharacterized protein LOC119169119 isoform X3: MSAIDQSSHITAEEANERSPPRPSHAAEPERTPDTAEETGVDTCSNDDASATTSREQPPSKRSRSSRRQRTCEGARCVFFGPKDEPAHGGGWHVGNVDPRPSIALLAPAMQGINKRRRRVTLSPSFLQRTLRINAFV, translated from the exons ATGAGTGCCATTGACCAAAG CAGCCACATCACAGCAGAAGAGGCTAACGAGAG ATCACCGCCTCGGCCAAGCCATGCAGCGGAACCGGAACGTACCCCTGATACGGCTGAGGAGACTGGTGTCGACACCTGCAGCAATGA TGATGCTTCAGCAACCACCTCAAGAGAGCAGCCACCATCAAAACG GTCACGCTCGTCAAGACGACAACGGACCTGCGAGGGCGCTAG gtgcgtgttctttgggccaaaggatgaacctgcccatggcggtggatggcatgtgggaaacgttgacccccgcccttctattgctttgctggcgcccgcgatgcagggaatcaacaaacgtcgccgtcgtgtcacgctttctccgtctttcctccagagaactctgcgaataaacgcctttgtttag
- the LOC119169119 gene encoding uncharacterized protein LOC119169119 isoform X2, whose product MSAIDQSSHITAEEANERSPPRPSHAAEPERTPDTAEETGVDTCSNDDASATTSREQPPSKRSRSSRRQRTCEGASNAGEGTSHETVAQACMEHLEHIRANKGVIKKDNIGFFALRTDARLRELPVHIAQDVMHAVELMVYEAEAKLHQSSEAN is encoded by the exons ATGAGTGCCATTGACCAAAG CAGCCACATCACAGCAGAAGAGGCTAACGAGAG ATCACCGCCTCGGCCAAGCCATGCAGCGGAACCGGAACGTACCCCTGATACGGCTGAGGAGACTGGTGTCGACACCTGCAGCAATGA TGATGCTTCAGCAACCACCTCAAGAGAGCAGCCACCATCAAAACG GTCACGCTCGTCAAGACGACAACGGACCTGCGAGGGCGCTAG caatgcagGAGAGGGCACAAGCCATGAAACTGTGGCACAAGCGTGCATGGAGCACCTTGAACACATCAGAGCGAACAAGGGGGTCATCAAAAAAGATAACATTGGTTTCTTCGCTCTACGTACCGATGCACGCCTCAGAGAGCTACCAGTGCACATTGCACAAGATGTAATGCATGCAGTAGAACTTATGGTGTATGAAGCAGAGGCAAAATTGCATCAGAGCAGTGAAGCAAATTGA